The Dermacentor albipictus isolate Rhodes 1998 colony chromosome 2, USDA_Dalb.pri_finalv2, whole genome shotgun sequence genome has a segment encoding these proteins:
- the LOC139055942 gene encoding monocarboxylate transporter 12-like isoform X1: MKKRRHRLRPQKRTPGVTRLTWRWTRSQRRHMRRRMSWPLRSQPCLPRGTEAMLQKRRRRLTVFSAWSRSGWWSGRPGPRKGSPPQHNGQRRSPEKGRRRSDQRDWCRGCPLKLSCRQGRSVGFIGGPLAHRFNARPVIIAGAAISAAGAILSFFATTIAFMTVTLGVIHAIGAGMVFIVAPTIISEHFVKNKGLAMGVNFTGITAGLFVFPKLLEYLTAAYGLRGALLIFGAVTMNGLAFSLFPRTPAWRKASRGKNQLAAQFPSKAIGDSGTKELRHALTVFKSPVFYLIIYSFNAYCFAYECYISLFVDFACDRGVALSTAVTAMSAGAIAEILGRLTLPAAADRGLLNIKTALVLTLAGEAVVFLVLPLLRSQGLIFTVALLIAFTIGAGIVVFPVTLASYFGHKKMSLSFGIVVASAGMLSFVKPCLIGHFRDRVGAYDWLFVICGVLNAIGAAFWLLVVAWERSRTKKEVIHNKSSPAYTIITTNCINSFPQEGPR, translated from the exons atgaagaagagAAGACACCGCCTGCGCCCGCAGAAACGGACCCCGGGTGTGACACGTTTAACGTGGAGATGGACGCGGAGCCAGAGACGCCATATGAGACGCCGGATGAGTTGGCCACTGAGGAGCCAGCCGTGCCTTCCAAGAGGCACCGAAGCGATGCTCCAGAAGAGGAGACGCCGGCTGACAGTGTTCAGCGCCTGGAGCCGCAGTGGATGGTGGTCCGGTCGACCCGGGCCAAGAAAGGGAAGTCCGCCCCAGCACAACGGTCAGCGTCGCTCACCCGAGAAGGGCAGGCGACGCAGTGACCAACGCGACTGGTGTCGCGGGTGCCCGTTGAAGCTGTCGTGCCGACAGGGACGCTCAGTTG GTTTCATTGGGGGGCCGCTGGCTCACAGATTCAACGCTCGTCCAGTAATTATCGCAGGAGCAGCGATTTCAGCAGCCGGCGCAATTCTCAGCTTTTTTGCCACGACTATCGCATTTATGACGGTAACACTAGGCGTAATACACG CAATAGGAGCCGGCATGGTGTTCATAGTGGCCCCTACCATTATAAGCGAGCACTTTGTCAAGAACAAGGGCCTCGCGATGGGCGTCAACTTCACTGGCATCACCGCTGGCCTTTTCGTATTTCCCAAACTTCTGGAGTACCTCACCGCCGCCTATGGCCTACGTGGTGCTCTTCTGATCTTCGGCGCCGTCACCATGAACGGGCTTGCATTTAGCCTATTCCCCCGCACCCCTGCTTGGAGGAAAGCTTCCAGAGGCAAGAACCAACTCGCTGCTCAATTTCCATCGAAAGCCATCGGAGACAGTGGAACCAAAGAACTACGCCATGCACTGACGGTGTTTAAAAGCCCCGTGTTCTACCTCATCATATACAGCTTTAACGCTTACTGCTTTGCATATGAGTGCTACATATCGCTTTTTGTCGACTTCGCCTGTGATCGAGGAGTAGCGCTGTCCACTGCCGTTACCGCGATGTCGGCGGGAGCAATCGCCGAGATCCTCGGGCGGCTCACGTTGCCGGCGGCAGCCGACCGTGGCCTGCTGAATATCAAGACGGCTCTCGTGCTCACATTAGCTGGCGAGGCCGTGGTGTTTCTCGTTCTTCCTTTGCTACGCTCTCAAGGACTTATTTTCACCGTGGCCCTTCTCATAGCCTTCACCATCGGCGCTGGAATTGTAGTTTTTCCGGTGACCCTGGCGTCTTACTTCGGACACAAGAAGATGTCATTATCCTTCGGCATCGTCGTCGCGTCAGCCGGGATGCTATCATTTGTGAAGCCGTGTTTGATAG ggCACTTCAGGGACAGAGTAGGTGCCTATGACTGGCTGTTCGTGATTTGTGGCGTTCTCAACGCAATTGGAGCCGCTTTTTGGCTTCTAGTGGTTGCGTGGGAAAGAAGTAGGACCAAAAAGGAAGTTATCCACAATAAAAGCTCCCCCGCCTACACTATCATTACTACGAACTGTATCAATAGCTTTCCGCAGGAAGGTCCGAGGTGA
- the LOC139055942 gene encoding monocarboxylate transporter 13-like isoform X2: protein MQLMGGDTIPERGSIFLSTHYKEEGTMPRCCSWDRWNYCSRLPQHGPDSVHSWLVAVACAFASFFAMAGRRSTGFLFVATLETFQVNRVEGSWPIMLLGAVVLLAGFIGGPLAHRFNARPVIIAGAAISAAGAILSFFATTIAFMTVTLGVIHAIGAGMVFIVAPTIISEHFVKNKGLAMGVNFTGITAGLFVFPKLLEYLTAAYGLRGALLIFGAVTMNGLAFSLFPRTPAWRKASRGKNQLAAQFPSKAIGDSGTKELRHALTVFKSPVFYLIIYSFNAYCFAYECYISLFVDFACDRGVALSTAVTAMSAGAIAEILGRLTLPAAADRGLLNIKTALVLTLAGEAVVFLVLPLLRSQGLIFTVALLIAFTIGAGIVVFPVTLASYFGHKKMSLSFGIVVASAGMLSFVKPCLIGHFRDRVGAYDWLFVICGVLNAIGAAFWLLVVAWERSRTKKEVIHNKSSPAYTIITTNCINSFPQEGPR, encoded by the exons CACCCACTACAAAGAAGAGGGCACCATGCCTCGATGCTGCTCATGGGATCGCTGGAACTACTGCTCTCGGCTGCCACAGCATGGTCCCGACAGCGTTCACAGCTGGTTAGTGGCCG TTGCCTGCGCTTTTGCCTCCTTCTTTGCCATGGCCGGGCGGCGTTCGACGGGATTCCTATTCGTCGCCACACTAGAGACATTCCAGGTGAACCGGGTCGAAGGCTCGTGGCCGATAATGTTGCTGGGCGCAGTAGTTTTACTGGCAG GTTTCATTGGGGGGCCGCTGGCTCACAGATTCAACGCTCGTCCAGTAATTATCGCAGGAGCAGCGATTTCAGCAGCCGGCGCAATTCTCAGCTTTTTTGCCACGACTATCGCATTTATGACGGTAACACTAGGCGTAATACACG CAATAGGAGCCGGCATGGTGTTCATAGTGGCCCCTACCATTATAAGCGAGCACTTTGTCAAGAACAAGGGCCTCGCGATGGGCGTCAACTTCACTGGCATCACCGCTGGCCTTTTCGTATTTCCCAAACTTCTGGAGTACCTCACCGCCGCCTATGGCCTACGTGGTGCTCTTCTGATCTTCGGCGCCGTCACCATGAACGGGCTTGCATTTAGCCTATTCCCCCGCACCCCTGCTTGGAGGAAAGCTTCCAGAGGCAAGAACCAACTCGCTGCTCAATTTCCATCGAAAGCCATCGGAGACAGTGGAACCAAAGAACTACGCCATGCACTGACGGTGTTTAAAAGCCCCGTGTTCTACCTCATCATATACAGCTTTAACGCTTACTGCTTTGCATATGAGTGCTACATATCGCTTTTTGTCGACTTCGCCTGTGATCGAGGAGTAGCGCTGTCCACTGCCGTTACCGCGATGTCGGCGGGAGCAATCGCCGAGATCCTCGGGCGGCTCACGTTGCCGGCGGCAGCCGACCGTGGCCTGCTGAATATCAAGACGGCTCTCGTGCTCACATTAGCTGGCGAGGCCGTGGTGTTTCTCGTTCTTCCTTTGCTACGCTCTCAAGGACTTATTTTCACCGTGGCCCTTCTCATAGCCTTCACCATCGGCGCTGGAATTGTAGTTTTTCCGGTGACCCTGGCGTCTTACTTCGGACACAAGAAGATGTCATTATCCTTCGGCATCGTCGTCGCGTCAGCCGGGATGCTATCATTTGTGAAGCCGTGTTTGATAG ggCACTTCAGGGACAGAGTAGGTGCCTATGACTGGCTGTTCGTGATTTGTGGCGTTCTCAACGCAATTGGAGCCGCTTTTTGGCTTCTAGTGGTTGCGTGGGAAAGAAGTAGGACCAAAAAGGAAGTTATCCACAATAAAAGCTCCCCCGCCTACACTATCATTACTACGAACTGTATCAATAGCTTTCCGCAGGAAGGTCCGAGGTGA